The following proteins are co-located in the Anaeromicrobium sediminis genome:
- the yunB gene encoding sporulation protein YunB, with protein sequence MSRNKKVHKKRSFKVFISLTLILLFCIYAFVFIDKKVKPAFLTIATVKAREIATRAINESVHQNINKNIKYEDLIFIRTDIDGNITMMQANTVMMNQVASEVALSIQDNIKKIKTSSVSVPLGTVFKSQLLAKYGPRININVTPIGMSSVNFKTEFEESGINQTRHKIYLVVTTQVRIIIPFSSEAAKVQSEIPIAETVIVGKVPQNYIRIPKDEATNLIPTDLELQK encoded by the coding sequence TTGAGTAGAAATAAAAAAGTACATAAAAAACGAAGCTTTAAAGTGTTCATATCCCTGACTTTAATTCTCTTATTTTGTATATATGCATTTGTATTTATAGACAAAAAAGTTAAACCTGCATTTTTAACTATTGCTACGGTAAAAGCTAGAGAAATAGCCACAAGAGCCATAAATGAATCTGTACATCAAAATATAAATAAGAATATTAAATATGAAGATTTAATATTTATAAGAACGGATATAGATGGAAATATAACTATGATGCAGGCAAATACAGTAATGATGAATCAGGTTGCTTCTGAAGTGGCTTTGTCCATTCAAGACAATATTAAAAAAATTAAAACATCTTCTGTAAGCGTTCCTTTAGGAACTGTGTTTAAGAGTCAATTATTAGCCAAATATGGTCCTAGAATAAATATTAATGTTACTCCCATAGGTATGTCTAGTGTAAATTTCAAAACTGAGTTTGAAGAGTCGGGTATAAATCAAACTAGACATAAAATATATTTAGTAGTTACTACTCAAGTGAGGATTATAATACCATTTTCATCAGAAGCTGCTAAGGTACAAAGCGAAATCCCAATAGCAGAAACTGTAATAGTTGGAAAGGTGCCTCAAAATTATATTAGAATACCTAAAGACGAGGCAACCAACTTAATTCCAACTGACTTAGAACTTCAAAAATAA
- the hflX gene encoding GTPase HflX — protein sequence MQFNENNEVILEVKQRAILVGLDTGKRNEILTMENSLEELKELTKAAGGEVIDTIIQKRPKVDSTFYIGKGKADEIKVLCDMLDANLVIFNEELSGAQIRNLEERMEVTVLDRTALILDIFAQRAKSKEGKLQVELAQLKYRLPRLVGLGRSLSRTGAGIGARGPGETKLELDRRHILERITDIRRQIDEVKKNREVQRKQRQKNEIPVVALVGYTNAGKSTLMNKILEICEQDIEKSVFAKDMLFATLDTTHRKITLPSKDEFILIDTVGFVSKLPHDLVDAFKATLEEVQDSDLLIHVVDSTNEDYEGQMRVTNSVLKELDVEDKSTILAYNKIDRLEHNNILKDNDDTLEISATKEIGLDKLIEKIKEKIFSHMKEVTLLIPYDKGNVLSYLCDKTNVSNQEYVENGTLVKTRLDNIDYNKYNQYIIEG from the coding sequence ATGCAATTTAATGAAAATAATGAAGTTATTTTAGAAGTGAAGCAAAGGGCCATATTAGTAGGATTAGATACGGGAAAAAGAAATGAAATACTTACTATGGAAAATTCCTTAGAAGAATTAAAGGAATTGACTAAAGCAGCAGGTGGTGAAGTAATAGATACTATCATACAAAAAAGGCCTAAAGTAGATAGTACATTTTATATTGGAAAGGGAAAAGCTGATGAAATAAAAGTACTATGTGATATGCTAGATGCCAATTTAGTAATATTTAATGAAGAATTATCAGGAGCTCAAATTAGAAATTTAGAAGAAAGAATGGAAGTTACTGTATTAGATAGAACGGCCCTTATATTAGATATATTTGCTCAAAGGGCAAAATCCAAAGAGGGTAAACTACAAGTAGAATTAGCCCAATTAAAATATAGGTTGCCAAGATTAGTAGGACTTGGAAGATCCCTTTCTAGAACAGGTGCTGGTATAGGTGCTAGGGGCCCTGGAGAAACGAAATTAGAATTAGATAGAAGGCATATATTAGAAAGAATAACTGATATAAGAAGGCAAATTGATGAAGTTAAAAAGAATAGAGAAGTTCAAAGGAAACAAAGACAAAAAAATGAAATTCCTGTAGTGGCCCTAGTAGGATATACTAATGCAGGGAAATCAACTTTAATGAACAAAATATTAGAAATTTGTGAACAGGATATTGAAAAAAGTGTTTTTGCAAAGGATATGCTATTTGCCACACTAGATACTACCCATAGAAAGATTACCTTACCTTCTAAGGATGAGTTCATTTTAATTGATACGGTAGGCTTTGTAAGTAAATTACCCCATGACTTAGTGGATGCATTTAAGGCTACATTAGAAGAGGTTCAAGATTCAGATTTATTAATCCATGTGGTAGATAGTACAAATGAAGATTATGAGGGTCAAATGAGAGTAACTAATTCCGTATTAAAGGAATTAGATGTGGAAGATAAGTCTACTATATTAGCTTATAATAAGATAGACAGACTAGAGCATAATAACATCTTAAAGGACAATGATGATACACTAGAAATATCTGCGACAAAAGAAATTGGATTAGATAAGCTAATAGAAAAGATAAAAGAAAAGATATTTTCACATATGAAGGAAGTAACTTTATTAATACCTTATGATAAGGGAAATGTACTTTCTTATTTATGCGATAAGACTAATGTTTCTAATCAAGAGTACGTGGAAAATGGCACTTTAGTAAAGACGAGACTTGATAATATAGATTATAATAAATATAACCAATACATCATAGAAGGTTAG
- a CDS encoding sodium-dependent transporter produces the protein MKDVNQEREQWGSKVGFILAAAGSAVGLGNLWKFPYVAGKNGGGAFVLVYFIILFLVGFTLMLAEIALGRHTQLNAIGAYRKLREKWAFVGGLGVLAAFMLLSFYSVVGGWVINYVIKSVTGGLNVSDPEVLGNMFGEFVANRWTPIIYHAIFMLLTLLIVLGGVGGGIEKASKIMMPALFGFIILLAVRAVTLPGGIEGVKYLLVPDFSKINMEVILSALGQVFFSLSLGMGCMITYGSYLGKDTNIPESAVIIPLCDTAIALLAGLAVLPAVFAFGFEPAAGPGLIFVTLPAVFSQMPLGNLFAIMFFILVLFAALTSSISLLEVCVAYVVDEWGWNRKLTTWTLAGLIFAIGVPASLSMGPWADIHLLGDRGFFDTYDYIVSNWLLPLGGLLLCIFVGWIWGTDAAIKEVTNNGTLEFKLRGLWVFLIKYVGPVAILVVFVRSLT, from the coding sequence GTGAAAGACGTAAATCAAGAAAGAGAACAATGGGGATCAAAAGTAGGATTTATTTTAGCAGCCGCTGGATCAGCAGTAGGTTTAGGTAACTTATGGAAGTTTCCATATGTGGCAGGTAAAAATGGTGGAGGTGCATTTGTACTAGTATATTTCATCATTTTATTTTTAGTAGGTTTTACATTGATGTTAGCAGAAATTGCTTTAGGCCGTCACACCCAATTAAATGCCATAGGCGCTTATAGAAAACTTAGAGAAAAATGGGCATTTGTAGGTGGATTAGGAGTATTAGCCGCATTTATGTTATTATCATTTTACAGTGTTGTTGGAGGTTGGGTAATAAACTATGTAATTAAGTCTGTAACAGGAGGATTAAATGTAAGTGATCCTGAAGTACTTGGGAATATGTTTGGTGAGTTTGTGGCAAACCGATGGACACCTATTATATACCATGCCATATTCATGTTATTAACTTTACTAATAGTACTTGGTGGAGTTGGTGGAGGTATTGAGAAAGCAAGTAAGATAATGATGCCAGCTCTATTTGGATTCATTATTCTATTAGCTGTGAGAGCTGTAACATTGCCAGGCGGAATAGAAGGAGTTAAGTATTTATTAGTTCCAGATTTTTCCAAAATTAATATGGAGGTTATTTTAAGTGCACTAGGACAAGTATTCTTCTCATTGAGTTTAGGAATGGGATGTATGATAACTTATGGAAGTTATTTAGGAAAGGATACAAATATTCCAGAGAGTGCCGTTATAATACCACTTTGTGATACGGCTATAGCTCTTTTAGCAGGTTTAGCTGTATTACCAGCAGTGTTTGCATTTGGTTTCGAACCAGCAGCAGGGCCAGGTCTTATATTCGTTACATTACCAGCAGTATTTTCTCAAATGCCTTTAGGTAATTTATTTGCAATAATGTTTTTCATATTGGTTTTATTTGCCGCATTAACATCGTCTATTTCATTACTTGAAGTATGTGTTGCATACGTAGTGGATGAATGGGGATGGAATCGTAAATTGACTACATGGACACTTGCAGGACTTATCTTCGCAATTGGAGTGCCAGCATCATTATCAATGGGTCCTTGGGCAGATATACATCTATTAGGAGATAGAGGATTCTTTGATACTTATGACTATATAGTAAGTAACTGGTTACTTCCATTAGGTGGATTATTACTATGTATCTTTGTAGGTTGGATTTGGGGAACAGATGCAGCTATAAAAGAAGTTACTAATAATGGAACATTAGAATTTAAACTTCGAGGCTTATGGGTATTTCTAATTAAATATGTAGGACCTGTAGCTATCTTAGTAGTGTTTGTACGTTCATTAACATAA